A stretch of the Meles meles chromosome 19, mMelMel3.1 paternal haplotype, whole genome shotgun sequence genome encodes the following:
- the NR1H2 gene encoding oxysterols receptor LXR-beta isoform X3, giving the protein MSTPTTSSLDTPLPGNGPPQPSAPSSSPAIKEEGPELWPAGPDPDVPGSDWARSACSVVVPDPAEEPERKRKKGPAPKMLGHELCRVCGDKASGFHYNVLSCEGCKGFFRRSVVRGGARRYACRGGGTCQMDAFMRRKCQQCRLRKCKEAGMREQCVLSEEQIRKKKIRKQQQQQQQQQQSPVGPAGGSSSTSGPGASPGGSDGGGQGSGEGEGVQLTAAQELMIQQLVAAQLQCNKRSFSDQPKVTVPGFLQLGREDQIALLKASTIEIMLLETARRYNHETECITFLKDFTYSKDDFHRAGLQVEFINPIFEFSRAMRRLGLDDAEYALLIAINIFSADRPNVQEPSRVEALQQPYVEALLSYTRIKRPQDQLRFPRMLMKLVSLRTLSSVHSEQVFALRLQDKKLPPLLSEIWDVHE; this is encoded by the exons ATGTCCACTCCCACCACCAGTTCCCTGGACACTCCCTTGCCTG GAAATGGCCCACCTCAACCCAGCGCCCCCTCTTCTTCACCAGCTATAAAGGAGGAGGGTCCTGAACTGTGGCCTGCGGGTCCAGATCCTGATGTTCCAGGCAGTGATTGGGCCCGCTCAGCCTGCAGCGTGG TCGTTCCAGACCCTGCAGAAGAACCAGAGCGCAAGCGAAAGAAGGGCCCGGCTCCGAAGATGCTGGGCCATGAGCTGTGCCGCGTGTGTGGGGACAAAGCCTCCGGCTTCCACTACAACGTGCTCAGCTGCGAAGGCTGCAAGGGCTTCTTCCGACGTAGTGTGGTCCGAGGCGGGGCCCGGCGCTACGCCTGCCGGGGCGGCGGGACTTGCCAGATGGATGCCTTCATGCGACGCAAGTGCCAGCAGTGCCGGCTGCGCAAATGCAAGGAGGCTGGGATGAGGGAGCAGT GCGTCCTCTCAGAAGAACAGATCCGGAAGAAGAAGATtcggaagcagcagcagcagcagcagcagcagcagcagtccCCTGTAGGGCCGGCGGGTGGCAGCAGCTCAACCTCTGGGCCTGGGGCCTCCCCTGGAGGGTCTGACGGAGGTGGCCAGGGCTCCGGGGAAGGCGAGGGTGTTCAGTTGACTGCTGCTCAGGAACTCATGATCCAGCAGCTGGTGGCTGCTCAACTGCAGTGTAACAAACGCTCCTTCTCTGACCAGCCCAAAGTCACG GTGCCTGGCTTCCTGCAACTGGGCCGTGAGGACCAGATCGCTCTCCTGAAGGCATCTACCATTGAG ATCATGCTGCTAGAGACGGCCAGACGCTACAACCATGAGACGGAGTGCATCACTTTTCTGAAGGACTTCACCTATAGCAAGGATGACTTTCACCGTGCAG GCCTGCAGGTGGAGTTCATCAACCCCATCTTCGAGTTCTCACGGGCCATGCGGCGGCTGGGCCTGGATGACGCCGAGTACGCCCTCCTCATCGCCATCAACATCTTCTCTGCTGATCGGCCCAACGTACAGGAGCCGAGCCGCGTCGAGGCCCTGCAGCAGCCCTACGTGGAGGCACTGCTCTCCTACACGCGCATCAAGAGGCCACAG GACCAGCTGCGCTTCCCACGGATGCTGATGAAGCTCGTGAGCCTGCGCACTCTGAGTTCTGTGCACTCGGAGCAGGTCTTTGCCCTGCGGCTCCAAGACAAGAAGCTGCCGCCTCTGCTGTCTGAGATCTGGGACGTCCATGAGTGA
- the NR1H2 gene encoding oxysterols receptor LXR-beta isoform X1, with product MSTPTTSSLDTPLPGNGPPQPSAPSSSPAIKEEGPELWPAGPDPDVPGSDWARSACSVVVPDPAEEPERKRKKGPAPKMLGHELCRVCGDKASGFHYNVLSCEGCKGFFRRSVVRGGARRYACRGGGTCQMDAFMRRKCQQCRLRKCKEAGMREQCVLSEEQIRKKKIRKQQQQQQQQQQSPVGPAGGSSSTSGPGASPGGSDGGGQGSGEGEGVQLTAAQELMIQQLVAAQLQCNKRSFSDQPKVTPWPLGADPQSRDARQQRFAHFTELAIISVQEIVDFAKQVPGFLQLGREDQIALLKASTIEIMLLETARRYNHETECITFLKDFTYSKDDFHRAGLQVEFINPIFEFSRAMRRLGLDDAEYALLIAINIFSADRPNVQEPSRVEALQQPYVEALLSYTRIKRPQDQLRFPRMLMKLVSLRTLSSVHSEQVFALRLQDKKLPPLLSEIWDVHE from the exons ATGTCCACTCCCACCACCAGTTCCCTGGACACTCCCTTGCCTG GAAATGGCCCACCTCAACCCAGCGCCCCCTCTTCTTCACCAGCTATAAAGGAGGAGGGTCCTGAACTGTGGCCTGCGGGTCCAGATCCTGATGTTCCAGGCAGTGATTGGGCCCGCTCAGCCTGCAGCGTGG TCGTTCCAGACCCTGCAGAAGAACCAGAGCGCAAGCGAAAGAAGGGCCCGGCTCCGAAGATGCTGGGCCATGAGCTGTGCCGCGTGTGTGGGGACAAAGCCTCCGGCTTCCACTACAACGTGCTCAGCTGCGAAGGCTGCAAGGGCTTCTTCCGACGTAGTGTGGTCCGAGGCGGGGCCCGGCGCTACGCCTGCCGGGGCGGCGGGACTTGCCAGATGGATGCCTTCATGCGACGCAAGTGCCAGCAGTGCCGGCTGCGCAAATGCAAGGAGGCTGGGATGAGGGAGCAGT GCGTCCTCTCAGAAGAACAGATCCGGAAGAAGAAGATtcggaagcagcagcagcagcagcagcagcagcagcagtccCCTGTAGGGCCGGCGGGTGGCAGCAGCTCAACCTCTGGGCCTGGGGCCTCCCCTGGAGGGTCTGACGGAGGTGGCCAGGGCTCCGGGGAAGGCGAGGGTGTTCAGTTGACTGCTGCTCAGGAACTCATGATCCAGCAGCTGGTGGCTGCTCAACTGCAGTGTAACAAACGCTCCTTCTCTGACCAGCCCAAAGTCACG ccctggcccctggGTGCAGACCCCCAGTCCCGCGATGCCCGCCAGCAGCGTTTCGCCCACTTCACGGAGTTAGCCATCATCTCAGTCCAGGAGATTGTGGATTTCGCCAAACAGGTGCCTGGCTTCCTGCAACTGGGCCGTGAGGACCAGATCGCTCTCCTGAAGGCATCTACCATTGAG ATCATGCTGCTAGAGACGGCCAGACGCTACAACCATGAGACGGAGTGCATCACTTTTCTGAAGGACTTCACCTATAGCAAGGATGACTTTCACCGTGCAG GCCTGCAGGTGGAGTTCATCAACCCCATCTTCGAGTTCTCACGGGCCATGCGGCGGCTGGGCCTGGATGACGCCGAGTACGCCCTCCTCATCGCCATCAACATCTTCTCTGCTGATCGGCCCAACGTACAGGAGCCGAGCCGCGTCGAGGCCCTGCAGCAGCCCTACGTGGAGGCACTGCTCTCCTACACGCGCATCAAGAGGCCACAG GACCAGCTGCGCTTCCCACGGATGCTGATGAAGCTCGTGAGCCTGCGCACTCTGAGTTCTGTGCACTCGGAGCAGGTCTTTGCCCTGCGGCTCCAAGACAAGAAGCTGCCGCCTCTGCTGTCTGAGATCTGGGACGTCCATGAGTGA
- the NR1H2 gene encoding oxysterols receptor LXR-beta isoform X2, with translation MSTPTTSSLDTPLPAIKEEGPELWPAGPDPDVPGSDWARSACSVVVPDPAEEPERKRKKGPAPKMLGHELCRVCGDKASGFHYNVLSCEGCKGFFRRSVVRGGARRYACRGGGTCQMDAFMRRKCQQCRLRKCKEAGMREQCVLSEEQIRKKKIRKQQQQQQQQQQSPVGPAGGSSSTSGPGASPGGSDGGGQGSGEGEGVQLTAAQELMIQQLVAAQLQCNKRSFSDQPKVTPWPLGADPQSRDARQQRFAHFTELAIISVQEIVDFAKQVPGFLQLGREDQIALLKASTIEIMLLETARRYNHETECITFLKDFTYSKDDFHRAGLQVEFINPIFEFSRAMRRLGLDDAEYALLIAINIFSADRPNVQEPSRVEALQQPYVEALLSYTRIKRPQDQLRFPRMLMKLVSLRTLSSVHSEQVFALRLQDKKLPPLLSEIWDVHE, from the exons ATGTCCACTCCCACCACCAGTTCCCTGGACACTCCCTTGCCTG CTATAAAGGAGGAGGGTCCTGAACTGTGGCCTGCGGGTCCAGATCCTGATGTTCCAGGCAGTGATTGGGCCCGCTCAGCCTGCAGCGTGG TCGTTCCAGACCCTGCAGAAGAACCAGAGCGCAAGCGAAAGAAGGGCCCGGCTCCGAAGATGCTGGGCCATGAGCTGTGCCGCGTGTGTGGGGACAAAGCCTCCGGCTTCCACTACAACGTGCTCAGCTGCGAAGGCTGCAAGGGCTTCTTCCGACGTAGTGTGGTCCGAGGCGGGGCCCGGCGCTACGCCTGCCGGGGCGGCGGGACTTGCCAGATGGATGCCTTCATGCGACGCAAGTGCCAGCAGTGCCGGCTGCGCAAATGCAAGGAGGCTGGGATGAGGGAGCAGT GCGTCCTCTCAGAAGAACAGATCCGGAAGAAGAAGATtcggaagcagcagcagcagcagcagcagcagcagcagtccCCTGTAGGGCCGGCGGGTGGCAGCAGCTCAACCTCTGGGCCTGGGGCCTCCCCTGGAGGGTCTGACGGAGGTGGCCAGGGCTCCGGGGAAGGCGAGGGTGTTCAGTTGACTGCTGCTCAGGAACTCATGATCCAGCAGCTGGTGGCTGCTCAACTGCAGTGTAACAAACGCTCCTTCTCTGACCAGCCCAAAGTCACG ccctggcccctggGTGCAGACCCCCAGTCCCGCGATGCCCGCCAGCAGCGTTTCGCCCACTTCACGGAGTTAGCCATCATCTCAGTCCAGGAGATTGTGGATTTCGCCAAACAGGTGCCTGGCTTCCTGCAACTGGGCCGTGAGGACCAGATCGCTCTCCTGAAGGCATCTACCATTGAG ATCATGCTGCTAGAGACGGCCAGACGCTACAACCATGAGACGGAGTGCATCACTTTTCTGAAGGACTTCACCTATAGCAAGGATGACTTTCACCGTGCAG GCCTGCAGGTGGAGTTCATCAACCCCATCTTCGAGTTCTCACGGGCCATGCGGCGGCTGGGCCTGGATGACGCCGAGTACGCCCTCCTCATCGCCATCAACATCTTCTCTGCTGATCGGCCCAACGTACAGGAGCCGAGCCGCGTCGAGGCCCTGCAGCAGCCCTACGTGGAGGCACTGCTCTCCTACACGCGCATCAAGAGGCCACAG GACCAGCTGCGCTTCCCACGGATGCTGATGAAGCTCGTGAGCCTGCGCACTCTGAGTTCTGTGCACTCGGAGCAGGTCTTTGCCCTGCGGCTCCAAGACAAGAAGCTGCCGCCTCTGCTGTCTGAGATCTGGGACGTCCATGAGTGA